TTAACTTTTATTTGTTTTGTATTTTGAATAATTCCCAAATTAAAATTCCTGCACAAACCGATATATTTAGCGAATGTTTTGTGCCATATTGCGGGATTTCAACGATTCTGTCGCAAGAAGCAAGAGTGCTTTCCGAAACACCAAAAACTTCGTTACCAAAAATTAATGCAATTTTTTCTTCTGAAGAAAAACATTTGTCGCGAATTAAATCTAAACTATTGTGTGTTTGTTCTACACCAACAATAGTATATCCATTTTTTTTTAATTCATTTATTACATCTTCAGTTTTTTCTGAATATTTCCATGAAACGCTTTCTGTAGCTCCCAATGCTGTTTTTTGAATTTCTTTGTTTGGCGGCGTTGCTGTTATTCCGCAAAGATATATTTTTGAAATTCTAAAAGCATCTGCTGTGCGAAAAACTGAGCCTACGTTATGTTGACTGCGAATATCTTCCAATATAATTATTGTCGGATTTTTTTTAGCTTTAGAAAATTCCGATAATGAAAGGCGCCCCATTTCAGAAGTCTTTTTTTTCATAAAAATTTTTACAAAAATATGAATAATGAATAAAATGGATTTTCATAAAAATATTTTTATTCAATTCTTAAAACTATACTAAGTATTATAGGTAAAAAATAAAAATTTTATTGTGTGTTATTTTTAAAAAAAGTAACATAAAAAAATGATATAAAAAAAGAAATTCATATTTTTGTTGAAAACACAAAAACAGTGGCTAAAAAAGTAGCGGAAACACCTCTAATGAGGCAATATAATGAAATTAAAGCGAAATATCCTGATGCAATACTGCTTTTCAGGGTAGGCGATTTTTTTGAAACTTTTGGAGATGACGCCATTAAAACAGCTTCTATTTTAGGAATTACTCTTACAAAAAGAGCAAATGGTGCAGCATCACATATAGAGTTGGCGGGATTTCCGCACCATGCCATAGAAACATATTTGCCTAAATTGATAAAAGCAGGACAAAGGGTTGCTGTTTGCGAACAACTTGAAGACCCAAAACTTGCAAAAAAAATTGTAAAACGAGGAATAACCGAGTTGGTAACACCGGGAATTGCTTTTTCAGAAAATGTTTTAGAACAAAAAAACAATAATTTTTTAGCAGCAGTTTTATTAGATCCTCCAAGAACAGGAGTAGCTTTTATTGATGTTTCAACAGGCGAATTCTTTGTTGCTGAGGGACATGACGAATATATTGCAAGGTTGCTACAAAATATGCAGCCCGCAGAAATGCTTGTGAAAAAATCTCAAAGACAAAAATTTTTAGAAAAATTTGGTGAATTTAATATTCAAACACTAGATGATTGGGTTTTTTCAACACAATATGC
The DNA window shown above is from Bacteroidales bacterium and carries:
- a CDS encoding RNA methyltransferase produces the protein MKKKTSEMGRLSLSEFSKAKKNPTIIILEDIRSQHNVGSVFRTADAFRISKIYLCGITATPPNKEIQKTALGATESVSWKYSEKTEDVINELKKNGYTIVGVEQTHNSLDLIRDKCFSSEEKIALIFGNEVFGVSESTLASCDRIVEIPQYGTKHSLNISVCAGILIWELFKIQNK